The Catenulispora sp. GP43 genome has a window encoding:
- a CDS encoding glycoside hydrolase family 3 protein, whose translation MSELDVLIARVLQPGFAGTTLPDWVRRRLAGGLGSVIVFAANIESPAQLRALTDEVRTANPDAFVAVDEEGGDITRLEFATGSSSPGNLALGAIDDAALTEAVARSVGTLVRETGIDLDYAPVADVNTEPRNPVIGARSFGSDPAVVSRHVAAAVRGLHAAGVAACAKHFPGHGDTVVDSHYGLPTVTATLEQLRRDTLPPFSAAVAAGARAVMVAHLLMPEFDAEHPASVSPAVVGGLLRGELGFDGLAVTDGIGMAAVRARYGLAGAAVRALAAGMDLVCVDNNSTDADMAAITAAVTEALRDGTLAEARLVEAAEKVGAFARWRREVREAGAPEFEAANFDEGLAAARRAVRVLRAEDGALPLKAAPHVIEVELPRSLATPLADLLPGTTSSKLADIADTPATATAQAPADRPLVVVVRGIQRSPEDLDRVSRLIQERPDTIVVDLGVAHTDPGGAAWVAGYGISRVCVQATAEVLVGR comes from the coding sequence ATGTCCGAGCTCGATGTGTTGATCGCCCGCGTGCTGCAGCCGGGCTTCGCGGGGACGACGCTGCCGGACTGGGTGCGGCGGCGGCTGGCCGGCGGGCTCGGCTCGGTGATCGTGTTCGCGGCGAACATCGAGTCCCCGGCGCAGCTGCGGGCCCTGACCGACGAGGTGCGCACGGCGAATCCGGACGCGTTCGTCGCCGTCGACGAGGAAGGCGGGGACATCACGCGGCTGGAGTTCGCCACCGGCTCCTCCTCCCCGGGGAACCTGGCGCTGGGCGCGATCGACGACGCGGCCCTCACCGAGGCGGTGGCGCGCTCGGTCGGCACGCTGGTGCGCGAGACGGGGATCGACCTGGACTACGCGCCGGTCGCCGACGTGAACACCGAGCCGCGCAACCCGGTGATCGGCGCGCGGTCCTTCGGCTCGGACCCGGCCGTGGTGTCGCGGCACGTCGCCGCGGCGGTGCGGGGCCTGCACGCGGCGGGGGTCGCGGCGTGTGCGAAGCACTTCCCCGGGCACGGCGACACGGTGGTGGACTCGCACTACGGACTCCCGACGGTGACGGCGACGCTCGAGCAGCTGCGGCGCGACACCCTGCCGCCGTTCAGCGCGGCGGTGGCAGCCGGGGCGCGGGCAGTGATGGTCGCGCACCTGCTGATGCCGGAGTTCGACGCCGAGCACCCGGCCTCGGTGAGCCCGGCGGTGGTCGGCGGACTGCTGCGGGGCGAACTCGGCTTCGACGGCCTGGCAGTCACCGACGGGATCGGGATGGCCGCGGTCCGGGCGCGGTACGGACTCGCCGGGGCAGCGGTGCGCGCGCTGGCGGCCGGGATGGACCTGGTGTGCGTGGACAACAACTCGACGGACGCCGACATGGCGGCGATCACGGCCGCGGTCACGGAGGCGCTGCGGGACGGGACCCTGGCCGAGGCGCGGTTGGTGGAGGCTGCTGAGAAGGTGGGGGCTTTCGCTCGGTGGCGGCGGGAGGTGCGGGAGGCTGGGGCGCCCGAGTTTGAGGCGGCGAATTTTGACGAGGGCCTCGCGGCGGCTCGTCGTGCGGTCAGGGTGTTGCGCGCGGAGGATGGCGCCCTCCCACTGAAGGCCGCCCCGCACGTCATCGAGGTCGAACTCCCCCGCAGCCTGGCCACCCCGCTGGCCGACCTGCTCCCGGGCACCACCAGCTCGAAGCTCGCCGACATCGCCGACACCCCCGCCACTGCCACCGCCCAGGCGCCCGCCGACCGGCCGCTGGTCGTCGTCGTACGAGGCATCCAGCGCTCCCCCGAGGACCTCGACCGGGTAAGCCGCCTCATCCAGGAGCGCCCCGATACCATCGTGGTCGACCTCGGCGTCGCGCACACCGACCCCGGCGGCGCGGCCTGGGTGGCCGGCTACGGCATCTCGCGGGTCTGCGTGCAGGCCACGGCCGAGGTCCTCGTCGGCAGGTAG
- a CDS encoding exo-beta-N-acetylmuramidase NamZ domain-containing protein, whose amino-acid sequence MTAPTATGLDQVIAAGTRFAGRRVGLLTHPAAITSDGRHAAHALLDAGCDLRALFGPEHGVLGTAQAGESEAAATDSSTGLPVYDTYDHSVEHLTGMLAESRIDVLVVDLQNSGARFFTYESSLYDAMAAAAKIDVPVCVLDRPNPLGGRVVAGPVLHQEFTSFVGRAAIPVRHGLTMGELGRLFAARLGVPAPEVVPLAGWDAAKLFPATGLPWVPPSPNLPTPTSALIYPGTCFLEGTNVSVGRGTTTPFELVGAPWLDRTFAERLRAAAPTGIAVREAYATPAFDRYAGQQICGAQLHVTDPDAVDPPAVGVMVLCALRDGWLGRLRFRDKHFDLLAGSDELRTALCKGAGAEEILEQWRAPARRFAELEREPYLLYPREGEC is encoded by the coding sequence ATGACGGCCCCCACCGCCACCGGGCTCGACCAGGTCATCGCGGCCGGCACCCGGTTCGCCGGCCGGCGCGTCGGGCTGCTGACCCACCCCGCGGCGATCACCTCCGACGGCCGGCACGCCGCGCACGCCTTGCTGGACGCCGGATGCGATCTGCGTGCGCTGTTCGGTCCTGAGCACGGTGTGCTCGGTACCGCACAGGCCGGGGAATCCGAAGCCGCGGCAACGGATTCGAGCACAGGCCTGCCGGTCTACGACACCTACGACCACAGCGTCGAGCACCTGACGGGCATGCTCGCCGAGTCCCGGATCGATGTGCTGGTCGTCGATCTGCAGAACTCCGGAGCCCGCTTCTTCACGTACGAGTCCAGCCTGTACGACGCGATGGCCGCCGCGGCGAAGATCGACGTGCCGGTCTGCGTGCTGGACCGGCCCAATCCGCTCGGCGGACGCGTGGTCGCGGGGCCGGTACTGCACCAGGAGTTCACCTCGTTCGTAGGACGGGCCGCCATCCCGGTGCGGCACGGCCTGACGATGGGCGAGCTCGGCCGGCTGTTCGCCGCCCGGCTCGGCGTCCCGGCCCCGGAGGTCGTGCCGCTGGCCGGCTGGGACGCCGCGAAGCTGTTCCCGGCGACCGGGCTGCCGTGGGTGCCGCCCTCGCCGAACCTGCCGACCCCGACCAGTGCCCTGATATACCCCGGGACCTGCTTCCTGGAGGGGACGAACGTCTCGGTCGGGCGCGGCACCACCACGCCGTTCGAACTCGTCGGCGCGCCCTGGCTGGACCGCACGTTCGCCGAACGGCTGCGGGCCGCGGCGCCGACCGGGATCGCGGTGCGGGAGGCGTATGCGACCCCCGCCTTCGACCGGTACGCCGGGCAGCAGATCTGCGGCGCGCAGCTGCACGTCACCGATCCCGACGCCGTCGATCCGCCGGCGGTGGGCGTCATGGTGCTGTGCGCGCTGCGCGACGGCTGGCTGGGCCGTCTGAGGTTCCGCGACAAGCACTTCGACCTGCTGGCCGGCTCCGACGAGCTGCGCACGGCCCTTTGCAAGGGGGCCGGCGCTGAGGAGATCTTGGAGCAGTGGCGGGCGCCGGCACGCCGGTTCGCCGAGCTGGAGCGGGAACCGTACCTGTTGTATCCGCGCGAGGGAGAGTGCTGA
- a CDS encoding GNAT family N-acetyltransferase, translated as MRSATPEDLPTLRELASAGLIHDPDAGAVVDLLWSSAADGCRIVLERPDDDGNGTRVIGLAFGSLRPAHDDVPATGHIDLLVVGPEHRERGHGRALLAELERRLAAAGATRLRIRGNPPYFAWPGIDVRYTPAVCLATAAGYERLLDADNMLVDLAAADLATEDDERRLAEAGMGVEIRRARPEDEKPLRAWIEEEFGGTWGQEAAMALHNDPPRLHVAVRDGAYLGFAGHGIQRVAMFGPMGTDEAARGLGIGAVLLRRCLADQREAGIAVAEIGWVGPVRFYSKTVGATLGRVFWTFEKSISA; from the coding sequence ATGCGTTCCGCAACTCCCGAAGATCTGCCGACCCTGCGAGAGCTGGCCTCGGCCGGCCTGATCCATGATCCCGACGCCGGCGCGGTCGTGGACCTGCTGTGGTCCTCGGCCGCCGATGGCTGCCGGATCGTCCTGGAGCGGCCCGACGACGACGGCAATGGGACCCGCGTGATCGGCCTCGCCTTCGGATCGCTGCGCCCGGCCCACGACGACGTGCCGGCCACCGGCCACATCGACCTGCTCGTCGTCGGCCCCGAGCACCGCGAACGCGGCCACGGCCGGGCCCTGCTGGCCGAACTGGAGCGCCGCCTGGCCGCCGCCGGAGCGACCCGCCTGCGCATCCGGGGCAACCCGCCGTACTTCGCCTGGCCGGGCATCGACGTCCGCTACACCCCGGCGGTGTGCCTGGCCACGGCCGCCGGCTACGAGCGCCTGCTGGACGCCGACAACATGCTGGTCGACCTCGCCGCGGCCGACCTGGCCACCGAGGACGACGAACGACGCCTGGCCGAGGCCGGGATGGGCGTCGAGATACGCCGCGCGCGGCCGGAGGACGAGAAGCCTCTGCGCGCCTGGATCGAGGAGGAGTTCGGCGGCACCTGGGGCCAGGAGGCCGCGATGGCGCTGCACAACGATCCGCCGAGGTTGCACGTGGCCGTCCGCGACGGCGCCTACCTCGGCTTCGCCGGACACGGCATCCAGCGCGTCGCCATGTTCGGCCCGATGGGCACCGACGAGGCGGCCCGCGGCCTGGGCATCGGCGCCGTGCTGCTGCGCCGCTGCCTGGCCGACCAGCGCGAGGCCGGGATCGCGGTCGCCGAGATCGGCTGGGTCGGCCCGGTCCGGTTCTACTCCAAAACCGTCGGGGCCACGCTGGGCCGGGTCTTCTGGACCTTCGAGAAGTCGATCTCCGCATGA
- a CDS encoding serine hydrolase domain-containing protein, with the protein MIDGGNLPDPRKLVAEAVQAGVVPSAVLAYGRGTDGPVDVAAFGAGVGPDTRYDLASLTKVTATLPCVLRLAEAGEIGLDDQVVKYLPGFGTDSAKERVTIRHLLTHTSGLPAILEVWRLPGTAEERFAAVLAEPLQAPVGSVVKYSDPGFIMLGRIVADVTGKPLPEAFREMVAGPLGMAATGFLPAGHAAPTEANWFDDPERQDPKSGVVHDENAESLGGVAGQAGLFGNASDLAAYLRAGWLDEDSPILAPATRAEALRCQTDGDGLDGRRGLGWTLRGDSHDFMSDQWPATGAGHTGFTGTSLAFDPVTGIWCVLLTNAVLFGRDNRARQLRRSLHAAVAAGFGVALQPHNVPEDGPGGGPGSSLNTGDDDTGPGFRITA; encoded by the coding sequence ATGATTGACGGTGGAAACCTACCAGACCCCCGGAAGCTCGTCGCCGAGGCCGTGCAGGCCGGTGTCGTCCCCAGCGCGGTGCTCGCCTACGGCCGCGGGACCGACGGCCCGGTGGACGTCGCCGCGTTCGGCGCCGGCGTCGGCCCCGACACCCGCTACGACCTGGCCTCGCTGACGAAGGTCACGGCCACGCTGCCGTGCGTGCTGCGGCTGGCCGAGGCCGGAGAGATCGGGCTGGACGACCAGGTGGTGAAGTACCTGCCGGGCTTCGGCACGGATTCCGCCAAGGAGCGGGTGACCATCCGGCACCTGCTGACCCACACTTCCGGGCTGCCCGCGATCCTGGAGGTCTGGCGGCTGCCCGGGACCGCCGAGGAGCGGTTCGCCGCGGTGTTGGCCGAGCCGCTGCAGGCGCCGGTGGGGAGCGTCGTGAAGTACTCCGACCCGGGCTTCATCATGCTGGGGCGGATCGTGGCCGACGTGACCGGCAAGCCCTTGCCGGAGGCGTTCCGGGAAATGGTGGCCGGGCCGCTGGGGATGGCTGCCACCGGCTTCCTGCCGGCCGGGCATGCGGCTCCCACGGAGGCGAACTGGTTCGACGACCCGGAGCGTCAGGACCCGAAGTCCGGCGTCGTGCACGACGAGAACGCCGAGAGCCTCGGCGGCGTCGCCGGCCAGGCCGGGCTGTTCGGGAACGCCTCGGATCTGGCTGCCTACCTGCGCGCCGGCTGGCTCGACGAGGACAGCCCGATCCTGGCCCCGGCCACCCGCGCCGAGGCGCTGCGCTGCCAGACCGACGGCGACGGCCTGGACGGCCGGCGCGGCCTCGGCTGGACGCTGCGCGGGGACTCCCATGACTTCATGTCCGACCAGTGGCCGGCCACCGGCGCCGGGCACACCGGGTTCACCGGCACCAGCCTTGCCTTCGACCCGGTGACCGGGATCTGGTGCGTGCTGCTGACCAACGCGGTGCTGTTCGGCCGGGACAACCGGGCGCGGCAGCTGCGGCGCTCGCTGCACGCCGCGGTCGCCGCCGGGTTCGGCGTCGCCCTACAGCCCCACAACGTGCCCGAAGACGGTCCCGGAGGCGGCCCCGGAAGCAGCCTCAACACCGGTGACGACGACACCGGTCCTGGCTTTAGGATCACAGCATGA
- a CDS encoding MurR/RpiR family transcriptional regulator, protein MSSGANRSSRGTRGAVSGGSGASATATVSVLGGETGPPPTVLVRIRALLPTLPPSERRVAEAAIADPAGVAAKTISELAADCDTSETTVIRFCRAVGLKGYPELRIGLAAAAGIEDAAASAHTAGGDIGPGDSLADVVTKLGYADARAVEDTVAQVDLQVLERAVDAVVSAGAVDVYGIGASALIALDLHQKLHRIGHRAFAWPDAEAALTSAALLGRGDVAIGISHTGATPATVTALAEAHDNGARTIAITNFPRSPITDVADLVLTTAVRETTFRSGAMASRIAALTVVDCLFVGVAQRNFSRTTRALERTRSAVQGARGR, encoded by the coding sequence ATGAGCAGTGGCGCGAATCGGTCCTCCCGCGGCACGCGCGGAGCAGTCTCCGGCGGCAGTGGCGCGTCGGCCACGGCCACGGTATCGGTGCTGGGCGGGGAGACCGGGCCGCCGCCGACCGTGCTGGTGCGGATCAGGGCTCTGCTGCCGACGCTGCCGCCCTCGGAGCGGCGGGTGGCCGAGGCGGCGATCGCCGACCCGGCCGGGGTGGCCGCCAAGACGATCAGCGAGCTGGCCGCGGACTGCGACACCTCGGAGACCACGGTCATCCGCTTCTGCCGCGCGGTGGGCCTCAAGGGCTACCCGGAGCTGCGGATCGGGCTGGCCGCCGCGGCCGGCATCGAGGACGCCGCCGCGAGCGCGCACACCGCCGGCGGCGACATCGGCCCCGGCGACTCGCTGGCCGACGTGGTGACCAAGCTCGGCTACGCCGACGCCCGCGCGGTCGAGGACACCGTCGCGCAGGTGGACCTGCAGGTGCTGGAGCGGGCCGTGGACGCGGTGGTGTCGGCCGGCGCGGTGGACGTCTACGGCATCGGGGCCAGCGCCCTGATCGCCCTGGACCTGCACCAGAAGCTGCACCGCATCGGGCACCGGGCCTTCGCCTGGCCGGACGCCGAGGCCGCGCTGACCTCCGCGGCGCTGCTGGGCCGCGGCGACGTCGCGATCGGCATCTCGCACACCGGCGCCACCCCGGCGACCGTCACCGCCCTGGCCGAGGCGCACGACAACGGCGCCCGCACCATCGCCATCACCAACTTCCCGCGCTCGCCCATCACCGACGTCGCCGACCTGGTCCTGACCACCGCGGTGCGCGAGACCACGTTCCGCTCCGGCGCCATGGCCAGCCGCATCGCCGCGCTGACGGTGGTGGACTGCCTGTTCGTGGGTGTCGCGCAGCGCAACTTCAGCCGCACCACACGCGCGCTGGAACGGACGCGCAGCGCGGTGCAGGGGGCGCGGGGGCGGTAG
- a CDS encoding GNAT family N-acetyltransferase: MDYTLTGQSVGLRILRESDLDALVAWWSDPATLARQTSGSLVARPAAEVAEMFRGWSANEGSDVGLAVVELSTGELAGNVGLFGATVKDRCAMLGVMLGAPYQGRGLGTDTVRTIVGHGFTGLGLHRIQLSVNSNNPAAIAAYRKAGFVEEGRLRETFFQGGRWHDSVKMGILAREFRDGGAER; this comes from the coding sequence GTGGACTACACGCTGACCGGACAGTCGGTGGGACTGCGCATCCTGCGCGAGTCGGATCTGGACGCGCTGGTCGCCTGGTGGTCCGATCCGGCGACCCTGGCGCGGCAGACCAGCGGCTCGCTGGTCGCCCGGCCCGCCGCCGAGGTGGCGGAGATGTTCCGGGGCTGGAGCGCCAACGAGGGCAGCGACGTGGGCCTGGCGGTGGTGGAGCTCAGTACCGGCGAACTGGCCGGCAACGTCGGGCTGTTCGGCGCCACGGTGAAGGACCGCTGCGCGATGCTCGGCGTGATGCTCGGTGCGCCGTATCAGGGTCGCGGGCTGGGCACGGACACGGTGCGCACGATCGTCGGCCACGGCTTCACCGGCCTGGGGCTGCACCGCATCCAGCTGAGCGTCAACTCCAACAACCCGGCGGCGATCGCGGCGTATCGCAAGGCCGGGTTCGTCGAGGAGGGGCGGCTGCGCGAGACCTTCTTCCAGGGCGGGCGCTGGCACGACTCGGTGAAGATGGGGATCCTGGCGCGGGAGTTCCGGGACGGCGGCGCCGAGCGCTGA
- a CDS encoding N-acetylmuramic acid 6-phosphate etherase, whose protein sequence is MSPLTPPTAERVAAPTEERNPATADIDAVPTVEVLALLNAEDARVPAAVAAVLPALAEVVDETVRRLRAGGRVHYFGAGTSGRVAVMDAAELIPTFGLPPGVVVAHIAGGIKALTIPVEGAEDSAEGGAADAAEVTAADVVVGLTASGRAPYVAGALRAARAAGAFTALVSANPAAALADEADVHLGPDTGPEAIAGSTRLKAATAQKLILNGFSTAAMIALGHTYSNLMVDLAPTNTKLRGRVLTILTEATGLPEQECATALAECAGELKTALVCLLGAVPPAEARRALAAAGGQVRAALAASART, encoded by the coding sequence ATGAGCCCCTTGACCCCGCCCACCGCAGAGCGCGTGGCCGCGCCGACCGAGGAGCGCAACCCGGCGACCGCGGACATCGACGCCGTGCCGACGGTCGAGGTGCTGGCCCTGCTCAACGCCGAGGACGCCCGGGTCCCGGCCGCGGTCGCCGCGGTGCTCCCGGCGCTGGCCGAGGTGGTCGACGAGACCGTGCGCCGGCTGCGCGCCGGCGGCCGCGTGCACTACTTCGGCGCCGGCACCTCCGGCCGGGTGGCGGTGATGGACGCCGCCGAGCTGATCCCCACCTTCGGCCTGCCCCCGGGCGTGGTCGTCGCGCACATCGCCGGCGGCATCAAAGCCCTCACCATCCCGGTGGAGGGCGCCGAGGACTCCGCCGAGGGCGGCGCGGCCGACGCCGCCGAGGTCACCGCGGCCGACGTGGTGGTCGGCCTGACCGCCAGCGGCCGCGCCCCCTATGTCGCCGGGGCCCTGCGCGCCGCCCGCGCCGCCGGCGCCTTCACCGCCCTGGTCTCGGCCAACCCGGCCGCGGCCCTGGCCGACGAGGCGGACGTGCACCTGGGCCCGGACACCGGCCCGGAGGCGATCGCCGGCTCCACCCGCCTGAAGGCGGCCACCGCCCAGAAGCTGATCCTCAACGGCTTCTCCACCGCCGCGATGATCGCCCTGGGCCACACCTACTCGAACCTGATGGTCGACCTCGCCCCGACGAACACCAAGCTGCGCGGCCGCGTCCTGACGATCCTGACGGAGGCCACCGGCCTTCCCGAGCAGGAGTGCGCGACCGCGCTGGCCGAGTGCGCCGGCGAGCTGAAGACGGCGCTGGTCTGCCTGCTCGGCGCGGTGCCGCCGGCCGAGGCGCGGCGCGCGCTGGCCGCCGCCGGCGGGCAGGTGCGGGCGGCGCTGGCGGCCTCCGCACGGACCTGA